The Corynebacterium halotolerans YIM 70093 = DSM 44683 region GCTCGACGATGCCCGTGTCGTTGTAGGTGGTGGCGGAGCGGGTGAGCAGGTCGGAGAGGATGCCCTGGGCGTCCAGGGTCGGGTTGACCACGTACTGGCCGGGCACGATCAGCCCCTCCAGCCGCTTCGGGTCTCCCTCGCGGGCGGCCACCGGCTCACGGGCCCACTCCGGCACACCCAGCTCGGCGAGGTCGGCGGTGGCCGCGACGTTCTGCAGTTCCTCAGCGGGAATGCAGTTGGGGGATCCCTCAGCGCAGGTCACCGCGGAGATCTGCGAGTAGATGCCGGGGCGCACGTCGCCGCCGATGACGGAGACGTCCATCAAGGTGGCGCCGCCGTGGATGTCGAGCAGCTCCACCCGGTTAGCGGGATCCAGCAGCGCGGCGACGGCCGACTCCGCGCTCATCTCCTCCTGCAGCCGGTAGAAACCGGGCTGGACGGAGGAGGCGTCGGGGTTCGCGGCCGCGGCGGTCTGGAACGCCGAGTCGGTGGCGACGATGCCGCGCTCCTCCAGCTCGGGGCCGAGCTGGGAGATCGACGAGCCCTCGGGGATCTCGACGAGCTGGGTCACGCCGTTTCCGGTGCCCTCGTAGTCGGTGGCGGTGGTCTGCGACTCATCGCCGGAGACCTGCACGCCGATGTAGATGACCGCGCCGATGATCAGCACGACGGCCGCGATGAACAGGGCCATGCCGCGCTGCCGCCGTTTGATGTACTTCGGCTCCATGCGGCGGCCCCCCTGCCCCCGGGGCGGGAGGGCGGTGGACCGGCCGCGGTCCCGGGACTGGGTCATCGGGTTCGTGGTACTCATACGTGCTGCTCCTGTGCGTCGGAGTCGGAATCGTCGGTGCCGGGGGCCGCCCCGGGCTGGGCCTGGCGGCTGAGGGCCGCGGTCCGGGCGTCGAGCCAGGACTGGAGGATCTCCACGGCGGCGGCCTGGTCGATGACCCGCCGCCCGGCCTTCTCGGAAACGCCGGCGGCCCGTAGCGCGGTGGTCGCCGCGACCGTCGTCAGGCGCTCGTCGGCCATGCGGACCGGAACGTCGCGGTCCGCGGCCTGCAGGCGGCGGCGCAGGCGGAAGGCGATCTCCTTCGCGTGCTTGACGCTGCGGGAGCCGTGCCCCTTGAGGTCACGGGGCAGACCGATCACGACCTCGACGGCGTCGTACTCGTCGACGAGCGTGAGCAGCCGGTCGATGTCGGCCTTGTCCCGGTCCTTGAATCCGGTCTCCCGGGGGACGGTCTCCACGGGGGTGGCGAGCACCGCGTCCCGGTCGGAGGAGGCGACCCCGATCCGGACGGTGCCGACATCGATGCCGATGCGTCGCCCGGGCCCGGGATCGTCGACGCCGGGAGTGTCGGGGGTGACCTTCATCGGTGTCGTGACCCTTTCCTTCGCTGATGGTGTTCTCGGCGCCGGCCCGGAACTTCCTGAGAAACGCCTATGACCTCGCCCACTACAACGTAGCGGAACTCGGGCGGCCGAGGGGGAAGGTGAGCCGGAGCGTTCCGGCACCGTTGCAGCAGTTTACCCCGGCCAGGTTCCCCCGGCACGGGGTACGCCGAATTAGAACTTCCCGATCTCGTCGCGCAGCGCGGCGAATCCGGCCTCCAGGCCGTCGACGTCCGCACCCGAGCCCTGCGCCATGTCGGGCTTGCCGCCGCCACGGCCGTCGATGTAGCCGGCCAGCAGTTTGACCAGGTCGCCGGACCTGACGCCCTTCTCCACGGCCTCCTTCGTGGCGCCGACGATGAAGGGGACCTTGGTGCCGTCGGCGGCGGCCAGCGCCACCACGGCCGGGGTGCCGGCCAGGCGCCCGCGCAGGTCGGTGGCGACAGTGCGCAGGTCGCCGGCGGACACACCGTCGGACAGGCGGGTGGCCAGCACGGTGATGTCGCCGATGCGGGTGGCCCGCTCGAGCAGTTCGCCGGTACGGGCGGCCAACTGCTGGCGGTGGAGGTTCTCGATCTCCTTCTCCGCGGCCTTCAGTTTCTCGGTCAGCTGGCTGATACGCTCCGGCAGCTCGTCGGTCGGGGCCTTCAGGGCGGTGGCCAGGCCACCGGCCAGCGCGGCCTCCTTGGACAGGTAGCGGAAGGAGTCCATGCCGGAGTAGGCCTCGATGCGGCGGGCGCCGGAGCCGACGGAGGACTCGCCCAGGAGGGCGACGGGGCCGATCTGGGAGGAGTGCTCGACGTGGGTGCCACCGCACAGCTCCAGGGAGAACGGACCGCCGATCTCGACGACGCGGACGTTCTCGCCGTAGTTCTCCCCGAACAGCGCCATCGCCCCCATCTTCTTCGCCTCGTCCAGGCTGGTCTCGACGGTGTTGACCTGCCAGTCGGCATCGACGGCCTGGTTGGTGATCAGGCCGATCTCATCCAGCTGCCCGGGCGACAGGGAGTCGGTGTAGTTGAAGTCGAAGCGCAGGTAGCCGGGGCGGTTGAGGGAACCGGCCTGGACGGCGGTGGGGCCGAGCACCTGGCGCAGCGCGGCGTGGATGAGGTGGGTGGCGGTGTGCGCCTGCCGTGCCCCGTGCCGCCAGTCGCCGTCGACCTCGACGCGGACCTTGGAGCCCAGGTCGATGCCGCCGGAGCGGACGGTGGCCTTGTGGATCCACAGCTTCTTGCCGATCTTCTGCACGTCGTTGACGTCGAGGACGGCGTCGCCGGTGAGGATGCGGCCACGGTCGCCGAGCTGGCCGCCGGACTCCGCGTACATCGGGGTGGTGTCGAGGATGACCTCGACGTCCTGGCCCTCGGTGGCCTGGGTGACGGCCTGGCCGCCGGCGACCAGGCCGAGCACGGTGGCGTCTCCGGTCAGCTCGGAGAAACCGGTGAACTCGGTCGGGTGGTTGTCCACCCACTCGCGGTAGAGCGACTCGTCGGCGTGCGCGTGCTTCTTGGCCTTGTTGTCGGCCTTGGCGCGGGCCTTCTGCTCGGCCATGGCGGTCTCGAAGCCGGTCATGTCGACCTCGAGGCCGGCCTCGGCGGCCATCTCCAGGGTCAGGTCGATCGGGAAGCCGTAGGTGTCGTGGAGGGTGAAGGCCTGCTGACCGGCGAGGGTGTCGCGGCCGGTGGACTTGACCTGGGCCGCGGCCTCCTCGAACAGGTGGGTGCCGGACTCCAGGGTCTTGAGGAAGGCGCGCTCCTCGGCCACCGCGACGCGGGTAATGCGCTCGCGGTTGTCGAGGATCTCCGGGTAGGACGGGGTCATCGTGTCCATGATGGTGGTCATGAACGTCTCGAGGGTCTCCCCCCTCGCGCCGAGCAGGCGGGCGGAGCGGATGATGCGTCGCAGCAGGCGGCGCAGGATGTAGCCGCGGCCCTCGTTGGCGGGGGTCACGCCGTCGAGGATGAGCATCATGCCGGTGCGCGAGTGGTCTGCGATGACACGGAAGCGGACGTCATCCTCCTGCTTCTCACCGTAGGTGGCGCCGGTCAGCTGCGCGGCGGCGTCGATGACCGGGCGCAGCAGGTCGGTCTCGTAGACGTTGTCCACGTCCTGCAGCAGGCAGGCGATGCGCTCGACGCCCATGCCGGTGTCGATGTTCTTCTTCGGCAGCTCGCCGACGATGGGGAAATTGCCCTTGCCGTCGCCCTCGCCGCGCTCGAACTCCATGAAGACCAGGTTCCAGATCTCCATGTAGCGGTTGTCGTCGGCGGCCGGGCCACCCTCATTGCCGTAGGCGGGGCCGCGGTCGTAGTAGATCTCGGAGCAGGGCCCGCAGGGGCCGGGCACGCCCATGGACCAGTAGTTGTCCTCCATGCCCAGGCGCTGGATGCGCGCGGCGGGCACGCCGATCTTCTTCTCCCAGATCTCGGCGGCCTCGTCGTCGTCGAGGTAGACGGTCACCCACAGACGCTCCGGGTCCAGCCCGAAACCACCCTCGGCCACGGGGTCGGTCAGCAGGGTCCAGGCGTGGGTGATCGCGCCTTCCTTGAAGTACTGGCCGAAGGAGAAGTTGCCGGCCATCTGGAAGAACGTGTTGTGGCGGGTGGTGATGCCGACCTCGTCGATGTCGAGGGTGCGCACGCACTTCTGGATGGAGGTGGCGGTGCCGTTCTCGTAGGGAGGGTTCTGCTGGCCCAGGAAATACGGCTTGAAGGGCACCATGCCGGCGTTGACGAACAGGAGCGTGGGATCGTCGAGGATCAGCGATGCACTGGGCACGGCGGCGTGACCGGCCTTGACGAAGTGCTCGGTGAATCGCTCGCGGATCTCATGGGTCTGCACGGCAGGTGTCCTCGCTTTACGGAATTGACGGTCGAAAGTGTCAGCGCCTTACTCTACCCCCAGCCCGCGGAAGTTATTTCTTCCCCCGGACGATCCGCCGCAGCCGACCCAGGAACTCGGCGATGCGCTTCTCCGCGCCGTGTCCGGTCGGCCGGTAGTACACGGCGTCGTCGAGGTTCTCGGGGATGTACCGCTGCGTGACGACGCCGCGCGGGTCATCGTGGGGGAAGAGGTAGCCGACGGCGTTGCCCAGCCGTTTCGCCCCCTCGTAGTGGCCGTCGCGCAGATGCGCCGGCACGGGACCGATCCTCCCGGCCCGCACGTCCTCGGTGGCGGCGGAGATCGCGTTGATCACGGCCGGCGACTTCGGGGCGGTGGCCAGGTGGATGGTGGCCTGGGCCAGGGTCAGCCGCGCCTCGGGCATGCCGATCAGTTGCACGGCCTGGGCGGCGGCCACGGCGGTCTGCAGGGCAGTGGGATCCGCCATGCCGATGTCCTCGGAGGCGTGGATGACCAGGCGGCGGGCGATGAACCGCGGATCCTCGCCGGCCTCGAGCATGCGGGCCAGGTAGTGCAGCGCGGCGTCGACGTCCGAGCCACGGATCGACTTGATGAACGCGCTGACGACATCGTAGTGCTGGTCGCCGTCGCGGTCGTAGCGCACCACCGCCCGGTTGACGTTCTCACGGACCGTGTCCACGCTCATCGACGCCCCGTCGGCCACCGCCTCTGCGGCGGCCTCGAGGTAGGTCA contains the following coding sequences:
- the alaS gene encoding alanine--tRNA ligase — its product is MQTHEIRERFTEHFVKAGHAAVPSASLILDDPTLLFVNAGMVPFKPYFLGQQNPPYENGTATSIQKCVRTLDIDEVGITTRHNTFFQMAGNFSFGQYFKEGAITHAWTLLTDPVAEGGFGLDPERLWVTVYLDDDEAAEIWEKKIGVPAARIQRLGMEDNYWSMGVPGPCGPCSEIYYDRGPAYGNEGGPAADDNRYMEIWNLVFMEFERGEGDGKGNFPIVGELPKKNIDTGMGVERIACLLQDVDNVYETDLLRPVIDAAAQLTGATYGEKQEDDVRFRVIADHSRTGMMLILDGVTPANEGRGYILRRLLRRIIRSARLLGARGETLETFMTTIMDTMTPSYPEILDNRERITRVAVAEERAFLKTLESGTHLFEEAAAQVKSTGRDTLAGQQAFTLHDTYGFPIDLTLEMAAEAGLEVDMTGFETAMAEQKARAKADNKAKKHAHADESLYREWVDNHPTEFTGFSELTGDATVLGLVAGGQAVTQATEGQDVEVILDTTPMYAESGGQLGDRGRILTGDAVLDVNDVQKIGKKLWIHKATVRSGGIDLGSKVRVEVDGDWRHGARQAHTATHLIHAALRQVLGPTAVQAGSLNRPGYLRFDFNYTDSLSPGQLDEIGLITNQAVDADWQVNTVETSLDEAKKMGAMALFGENYGENVRVVEIGGPFSLELCGGTHVEHSSQIGPVALLGESSVGSGARRIEAYSGMDSFRYLSKEAALAGGLATALKAPTDELPERISQLTEKLKAAEKEIENLHRQQLAARTGELLERATRIGDITVLATRLSDGVSAGDLRTVATDLRGRLAGTPAVVALAAADGTKVPFIVGATKEAVEKGVRSGDLVKLLAGYIDGRGGGKPDMAQGSGADVDGLEAGFAALRDEIGKF
- the mltG gene encoding endolytic transglycosylase MltG, producing the protein MEPKYIKRRQRGMALFIAAVVLIIGAVIYIGVQVSGDESQTTATDYEGTGNGVTQLVEIPEGSSISQLGPELEERGIVATDSAFQTAAAANPDASSVQPGFYRLQEEMSAESAVAALLDPANRVELLDIHGGATLMDVSVIGGDVRPGIYSQISAVTCAEGSPNCIPAEELQNVAATADLAELGVPEWAREPVAAREGDPKRLEGLIVPGQYVVNPTLDAQGILSDLLTRSATTYNDTGIVERAQAIGLTPYELLTAASLVEREAPAGEFDKVARVILNRLEEPMRLEFDSTVNYGLSEVEVATTDEDRARETPWNTYAKDGLPETPIAAASIQAIEAMENPAEGDWLFFVTIDQDGTTVFNNTFDEHLEDVQTALESGVLDQSR
- the ruvX gene encoding Holliday junction resolvase RuvX — translated: MKVTPDTPGVDDPGPGRRIGIDVGTVRIGVASSDRDAVLATPVETVPRETGFKDRDKADIDRLLTLVDEYDAVEVVIGLPRDLKGHGSRSVKHAKEIAFRLRRRLQAADRDVPVRMADERLTTVAATTALRAAGVSEKAGRRVIDQAAAVEILQSWLDARTAALSRQAQPGAAPGTDDSDSDAQEQHV